The DNA region AGCGCCTTTGATCGAAACCGGCACGATAGGCACATTCAGCTCGCTGCTCAGGATGGCAAAGGTCTTCTTGAACTCGCCCAGCTTTCCGTTAAAAGTACGGGTGCCCTCGGGAAAGATGATGATGTTGCGGTTGCTGCGCAACACCTCGGCCATCTTCTGTATGGACTCCTTGAGGTTGTTGTTGAGGTCCATGATGATGATGTTGTTGCGGTTGGCCAGAAACTTAAGCCAGGGCTGGCGGATGTGTTTTTCCTTGGCGTAGAAATAGGTCTTTCTGGCCTGTCCGAAACGCAGGGCTGCGGCCACAAACATGCCGTCGAAAAAGCTCTGGTGATTGGGTGCGATGATGCAGGGGCCATCCGGAATGTTTTCCACACCTCGAGCGCTGAAGCGGAAATACAAACGGAAAAAGATCTTCGAGAACCACAGTGCTATCTGGCCGGTGAACCAGGTTTTGGGCAGGCTGAGCTGCACCTTTTCGTGCAATATGGTTTTCCAGTCCACCTTGCTTTCCTCAATCCGGGTTTTGTGCTGGCCCACCCATTGCGCCAGCTCGAGCACGGTGCTGAAAGCGGCTATCTCGTGTGGTTCGGGCGACACCCCGAAGGTCTGGTTCATATAGGTCTGGAAGCTTACTTTGTCGAGCGAGTCGAGGCCGCAATCCACCTCGGGATGATAGTGTGGCTGCACCCTGATGCCTTTTTCGCGGGCAATCCATTGCGACAGCATCACGTAAACCGGGTCGTTGATTTCTTCTGCCGGCTGGTCCGTCTGCGGTTTTTGTTCAATCAGCTCTGCAAGCCTGAACCGCTGAAGCTTGCCCAGGCGGGTGCGTGGGAGGTCCTGAAAAGTCAGGTGCAGCCCCATGATCTTTTTGTAAGCCGAAACACGTTTGTTGTAAGGCTCAATCACCTCATTCATAATGCGTTGCTTTAGCGTTGCGGGATCGTCGGGCAATGCTGCGCCTTCGGGCAAAAGCATCACGTGCAGCTGGTCGTTCATGGCAAACACCCCGCAGTCTTTGACCAGTGCCGAGCTGAGCAGTTCCTCCTCAAGCTCAGCCGGGTTGATGTTTTTGCCGTTCGAGAGCACGATGATTTCTTTCTTTCGACCGGTGATGTACAGGTAGCCGTCCTCATCGAGGCGGCCCAGGTCGCCGGTGTAGAGCCATCCGTCCCTGAGCACGTCGGCCGTTTCTTCGGGACGGTTGTAGTAGCCCAGCATGATATTGTCGCCCGATGCAGTGATTTCACCGTCCACAATACGTATCGTGGTGCCCGGCATGGCTTCGCCGGGCGAACCGATGCGCACCCTTCCCGGACGGGTAAAGGTGATCATGGGGGCGGCTTCGGTCATGCCATAACCTTCGAGCACTTCAAAGCCCAGGGTCTTGAAATCGTTGCCCACTGCAGGATCGAGGGCTGCGCCACCCGAAACCAGGTGTTCGACTGCGCCCCCAAGCTTGCGATGTACTGCGCCAAACACGGTGCGCGAAAAACGTCTGGAATCCAACCTTCGGGCCAGCGCAAACAAGGTCCTGGCCACAAAACTGTTGTTCACCTTGTCCATGATGCCCTTGCGGATGGCGGCATACAACCTGGGCACCCCGATGATGATGGTCACCTTGTTTTCCTGCAGGGTGGCCATGATGTCGTCCGACAGCATCGAAGGGCTGATGGCGAGGGTGGCGCCCACATGCAAAGGGCAGATCATAGTGCCCATCAGTGGGAAGATGTGGTGCAGCGGCAAGAGCACCAGCACCCGCGAACCGGAATGGTAAATGGGGATGTGTTCCGACACAGCCCGGACGTTTTGCAGGAGGTTCTGATAGCTCAGCACCACGCCTTTCGGACTGCCGGTGGTGCCCGAAGTGTAGATGATGACCGCCGGCTGCGTTGCATCCACCCCGGGCATGGCTGCCGGGCCGGTTTCGGGAGCCAGCTGGCCCTCCAGCTCGTCGAGCACAGCCACCCTGACAATGTGCCCCGACAAGGCCAGGGCCTCCTCCACCAGGGCTTTGGTTTTCGCGCTGCAATAGATCAGCGCCGGACGGCTGTCGCCGACGATGTAAGCCAGTTCGGGAGCCGTGCTCAGGTAATCGACCGGAATAGCCACACCCTGCTGCTGCCAGATGGCGTAGAAGGCATAGATGTATTCCGGCCTGTTTTCGGAAATTATGAGCGCATGTGCCCCGCGATCAAGCGGACAGGAGGATGCATATTGCGCGATGCGCCCCAGCATTTGTGCATAGCTGATGGCCTGGCTCCTGAACCGGATGGCGGTCGCAGCGCCGTGATTTTTTAACATGTGAATGGACAAGGGAAAATAGATTTAAAAAAATGAAGATGATAGAATTGATAAATTAAGGAAGGGCAGGGGAAAGCTAAACCTGAAGCTTTGTGGGGAATATCAGAAAACATTTACAGCAATAAACCGCAAAGGTAGCTTGATTTTCGGGGTAAAGCTGCAAAGTTCCGGTTTGTTT from Bacteroidota bacterium includes:
- a CDS encoding AMP-binding protein produces the protein MLKNHGAATAIRFRSQAISYAQMLGRIAQYASSCPLDRGAHALIISENRPEYIYAFYAIWQQQGVAIPVDYLSTAPELAYIVGDSRPALIYCSAKTKALVEEALALSGHIVRVAVLDELEGQLAPETGPAAMPGVDATQPAVIIYTSGTTGSPKGVVLSYQNLLQNVRAVSEHIPIYHSGSRVLVLLPLHHIFPLMGTMICPLHVGATLAISPSMLSDDIMATLQENKVTIIIGVPRLYAAIRKGIMDKVNNSFVARTLFALARRLDSRRFSRTVFGAVHRKLGGAVEHLVSGGAALDPAVGNDFKTLGFEVLEGYGMTEAAPMITFTRPGRVRIGSPGEAMPGTTIRIVDGEITASGDNIMLGYYNRPEETADVLRDGWLYTGDLGRLDEDGYLYITGRKKEIIVLSNGKNINPAELEEELLSSALVKDCGVFAMNDQLHVMLLPEGAALPDDPATLKQRIMNEVIEPYNKRVSAYKKIMGLHLTFQDLPRTRLGKLQRFRLAELIEQKPQTDQPAEEINDPVYVMLSQWIAREKGIRVQPHYHPEVDCGLDSLDKVSFQTYMNQTFGVSPEPHEIAAFSTVLELAQWVGQHKTRIEESKVDWKTILHEKVQLSLPKTWFTGQIALWFSKIFFRLYFRFSARGVENIPDGPCIIAPNHQSFFDGMFVAAALRFGQARKTYFYAKEKHIRQPWLKFLANRNNIIIMDLNNNLKESIQKMAEVLRSNRNIIIFPEGTRTFNGKLGEFKKTFAILSSELNVPIVPVSIKGAYEALPRGRFFPKPWKKITVEYMKPVFPEKMSYEALAEAVRKKIELKIA